From the genome of Triticum aestivum cultivar Chinese Spring chromosome 1A, IWGSC CS RefSeq v2.1, whole genome shotgun sequence:
cgggggctctcttctagagggcctcagacctggctagcatcacgagggaggcgctcaggcaccacatggaggcgtgcttcgcggcacgtttccgttaggagggtgccaggcgaagagcgcctagtgctcaggagttcatcgacaaggcatctcaggagcttcaggaagcaagagcaatacatggcgaccaccgcccacctggcattgctccccacccaggcgagggtggtgaactacgcgtctgcatcgacatcccaaggCTCAACCGGGACGCCTCTCAGGAGGGCTTCTGGCCTTCGTGTGTTGGACAGCTATGTTCacatgccgttcggcctgccgagcgtggctgctgccttccagcgcaacctgcggagtgTCATGCGGGTCAGGAGgacaggcatcacgcagtcctggcggagatggagacggtcctccggAGGCCGCccgagcctccagagcctcccgaggctcgaggCCCCGGCGGCTCGTGAGGGGCGACTTCTTCGCTAcgcgtcttcagctaccccaacactcctttggcaaccaaaccaggtgacatctctccAAGTTCATtttgctgggagcgccccttgggctgcatcatccccaggccgcgtgggtccgtccctgcggcatgtatctgctTGCATCTTCAGTTCAACTtgctggggcgcccctcgggatgcatcatccccaagccactcgggtctgacccagtggcatgtatcattcctACGTTTACCTGAGCCAGTTTGCTTCTCATGTTATCCAGCCCTAGAAGAAGATACTATGATCAGTATCGCACTACGGCACGCGTGGCTAGAAATTGTTCGGGAGTCgagcgcttaccgaggtatctggatggttgcggtcgaggccgatgtcctcggtggtgtccggccactgttttcgttttccgaaaaacaacttccacattcctttgtgcatAGTACTGAAGAAGTCTTggagggtccgtggtccttccagattaaactcccacatacggagaggtcatCGCTGGCACGGCAGAACccggcggaccagcattacttgGACCACATTGATAAGGCCAACGTCCTTCTCaaggaggctccggatgcggctctgtagagtctgcacttcgtcaattgatccccaatccatccccttattaatccatgacgcAAGCTATAACGGAGAGCAAGATCGAAACACAGGTATAGCCacccacttggtaccgcggggttcagtgacataaaaccactcccgctgccattggtTGGGAGTTTcagtgaaagagccttttggccagggagcattggtaagcttgctcactgtagcaccTCCGCGCTCCGCttgttccccgtcgactaccttcagcttcacactaaaggtcttgaaccataagccgaaatgtgggggaatgcggagaaaggcctcgcacgtaATAATGAAcatcgagatgtggaggaaagaatatggggctagatcgtgaaaatctagtccgtagtaaaacatgagccccgggacgaagggatgaagagtgAATCCTAGCCCTcgcaggaagtgggagatgaatacgaccctctcaccggatctgggagtaggaataacctatcctcgagcaggaagcctgtgggggatctccgcggtcaggtatctggctgcacgaagcttcgcaatgtcctctgtaacagaggaagccacccatcggccctgtgggctgggtccggacatgattgggtAGCTTGAAGCAATGAAGACGAACCTCAGGTGCTAGAACTCGAAGTTGGAAGGGCTGAGGAAAGGGTCGGTGCAAAATAAGACGgcccttggcccctttataaaggcaatggatatcgagcgcctcctcctaagcctgaaaacctgcctattccgAAGGGATCATTccaatggaacggttgggttaccacgcccgtattgatgagaatcccgcaataaggagacacgatctctgtttcgacaagatgtgccaataaaaaccACGCCTCAAAACATGTAACGGCAGGacaagaaacggttcgaaataGTGATAGGGCAAACGTGATGTCACATTACCAAAAGATGTCGGCGAATTGGACTCGTGATATATTATACTCTCCGCGGTTGTGCGTGgaacttgtgttgcagatccggacatgttcgccacgtccgaagactatcttggagtatttggaaagggtaacccgccttgcaatgtcaaagatAGTCTGCGCGTTGGACACcccatcattgaagcctggttcaggggctactgagggagtcctggactaaggggtcctcgggcgtctgacctattagacatgggccggactgatgggctatgaagatacaaagaccgaagactctactcgtgtccggatggtactctccttgacgtggaaggcaagcttggcaaccgaatatgaagattcctttctctgtaaccgaccttatgtaaccctagatccctccggtgtctatataaaccggagggctagatccgtagacatatatcctcataatcatagtcagacggGCTAgactttagggtttagccattacgatctcgtggtagatcaactcttgtaatactcatattcatcaagatcaatcaagcaggaagtagggtactacctccatagagagggcccgaatctgggtaaacattgtgtcccatgtctcatgttaccatcgaccttagatgcacatttcaggaccccctacccgagatctgccggttttgacaccgacactaacctcatggaccgccaagggccttgattgggggtccAAACCGGAGGTGCAGATGCTACAGAAACGCATCTCCAATATGTTGGGCAAAAACACCGGTCTCACAaatgtgattcaagtgatgctctttCGCCACACCCTTCCCTGCCAACTCCGGGCCTCCCCCATGTGGGGTTCAATTCGGAGGAGCCGCAGACCctgaagcgcttcttcggcaccATGCATGAAGATATATGGAAGCATCTCTTCAAGGCTCAGAAAAAGTGGCCGAAGAAAACTGAAGACATCGGGCTCGACATCGAGAACCCGGCCACGGCGGTAAGCATAAACTTTCTGAAGACCTATCCGGTCAATATTTCAAATATAATAAAGGTTATATTGCCTATTTTCCGTATAGGGCTGGACGACAAAGGTGGAGTGGGTCAACTGTCCGGCACCGCTGCCTGAGAACCTGACCACACCCCAACTGACAGAGATGCTGGTCTCGGCGCCCTATCAGGCGACGGAGAAGAaaaccaagaagaagaagggcaaggaggccaagggagGCCCCCACCACAAAGGTCCATCGGAAacagtgtccggagagaccgaagccctttcttcccatgagggagatgaggaagaagaggaggagagcgactcccctcgtaaggggaggaagaagagggcaacCTCCAAAGACCCggagggggaggcgcccaagaGAGGGAAGCTGGCCTCTCAGACAGTTCAGACTCAGAGTCCAAACTAGTCCCCAAGAAACCTCTCAGGGTGAAAccctggccgaatcataagtaTTCAGAAACTTACTGTTTATCTTCGGTCCACTTGCTACCATTGTGTAAGTTATTTTGTTATTTGCCTTTCAGCCCTCCCCGCGAGCTCCCGCATACTCCATTATCGGGGGGTTATTTTGGGATCGAGCTTATTTGCCTTTCAGCCCTCCCCGCGCACGTTGGTCCCTTGGGAACCCCAGGAGCATGATGCGGCACTCGGCTGCATGTGACGGCGaccatggccacggcggcgagctCGTCGACGGCAATGCGCTCAGGCGACGGCGGGCGAGCTAGCTAGGAGGCGCGCGAGAGcaaatggagagggggaggaggaaaagctcacggcgaggctgtagggggcggcagcgtgctcggggaggtcTCGGTGCAGTGAATCGAGGCGGCAGAGGTCGGCGATCGAGAGATGGGGAATACAGCGTCGACGGCGATCCCGAGCCTTCGAGCGCGAACGGTGGCGCATATATGACGCAGAGGACGACGACGATCCACTTGGGCACGGGCGGACGGCGAGGAGGGCACGGTGGCAGCGTGGGCAAGATCGTTCATGGCAGCGCGGCTCGTGTGTGGTCTGTGGGAAGGAGAACGAGAGAGGGGGGAAACTGAGGGGcgtctagggttagggttcggtcgGGGGCATCGTCGGGGACTTGAGGTCGCCGCGGAGCCACCGGATGGTTGCCCGTGGCCTATCCGAATTGTGGACGACGGACGGGCGTCCACCGCGCCCCTGTGAACAGGAGGTAGGTGGTGACCCGGTTAGCAGGCTGGGTCGGCCACTTTGTTGGCAGGCCTAAGTGCACAGAGcactttgccccttttctttttctccttttccattttcttttctgtttttttccatTTTAAAAGTAAGACTAAATGAGTTTTGTTAGATATAAGACTTCTCACATAAATTAAGTACATTATTTTTAGGagtcacaaaaagtttgaggcTAAAAGAAATTGTCTAACCATTTTTAAAAATTGGAAAGGCCAATTTTAATTGTTGCTGGACCACTAAATAAATTTTCAGGGGCActtgggaatccaaaagaggtaGTTTTTATGTTGGAAAACTTTCATTGTTTGAcccaattttaaaatttgaatttgaacggggTTTGAAtcaagggccatttgcatttctgtccctaactcgaaccacctaatcagatatacccctaattcgaaagcctgctcaaatttgctcCTCCGCCGTTAGGtgtccttatagaaatgcccttctgtgtcgttaccgtctggtcaaacagctttgaccgtcctgaaaaaaatagcaaaaaaatctaaaaaaatgtaaaattttgtgagatcgaagatactcatgtgcccaaggtgtgtgcaaatttttgtgctatttggacattccaggagctcgtggcgAGGAAAAACAATTAATCTGCACGCTTGTGAacaataaatttgaaataaaatagcaagaaaatttaaaaaatatgaatttttttggcatcaaagtggcttgggtgcacaaggtgcttgcaagtttttgtgatcaaatgacatgcgaggagctctagcaagaaaaaacaaaatagtcattttttcttaagttttttcctgagccaaattttgtttttttcttcacaaacccctccaatgtccaaacacaacaaaaatttgcacgcaacttgcagacccgagcctctttgatgctaaaaaatttcatattttttgaattttcttgctatttttttgaatttactgttcacatacTTACATATTTATTGCTTTTCCTCTGACACGAGCTCCTAGAATGTACAAAGAACATGctttgcacgcaccttgcgaacctgagtatctttgatcccacaaattttcaaatttttttgctatttttttaggACGGTCAAAGCCCTTTAACCGGCTTTGACctgctttgaccggacggtaacggcatagaagggtatttctgtaagtgcacctaacagcggaggggcaaatttgagcagactttgaaattaggggtaaatATAAGAATGGACGCAAattaggggcatagatgtaaatgtcccttgaATCAACAtaagtttatcaacagtaaccgtggtgatgtggcatcatcagtagagggttactgtagcttaattatccgagcgtcacaataTGCGCTGACTGTAGCGATCACGCGCCTTCGGTCCACCCGTCATCGACCTTCTAGCCGGTTTGCCCGGGGACGAGCCGTCCGGGCAGATCGTACAGCACACCTCGCCACCGAGAGCCTCCCGCCGCAAGCCACCCGGCAACAGACAGATGGGAAGCTCTCTTCGCCCAACTGCAGCGATTGCGCATCCTCGGGCCACTCATGATGGACGCGCACCGACTATAGCGATTCGTACGCCAAGGATCCACCAGTCATTGAGCCGTCCTGGTTGATCGGACGGCTCGCCTCGCCCCCGAGAGTCTCCTGCCGCAAGCCAACCGACAATGGACAGTTAGGAGACTATCTTCACCCTCGACGAGCATAGAAAGGCGGATACTCCACCATCCTTTGCCCCGCCCCGAGAGCCTCCTCCCCAAGCGAACGGGCAACGCACGACTAGGAGACTCTCTTCGCCCTCGACGAGCCCAGAAAGGTGATACTACGACATCCTTTATATAGGAGTATTATATGACTCGTGCGTATTTCATGGAGAAAAAACCAAATAGAAAAACAGCTCGATTTTTAAGGGTTTTCCTGCGGTGATTTCGTAAAAGAAAGAAAATCGCTGTTTGGGCTCTCCCCTCCCCGCCCGCCCACACAAGTGACTAGAGGCCAACAGAAGAGGAGTGGAATCATTCATTCATTCATCCATGGCTCCCCTCTTCGCCTCCTGCCACGCATCCCACGCGTCCCTCCTACTCCTCTCccccaaccccgccgccgccgcgcgtctGCGCGTCGGTGGCCTCCGAGTcaggcggccccgccgcctccgcctccccgtACGCACCGCCGCGGGAGGCAGCCCACTCGACGCCGAGATCCCCGACCCTACAGTCGACGACGACGAGTGGGGCCGCGAGCCGCCCGCTTCCGCGCCGGGTTGCTCGCGCCCCGGCGTCACCGACGAGTGGGGCGAGCCGGGGGTGGCCGAGCCTGAGCAGCCCTCCGGCGCCGACACCCCTACCAACGACGACGAGTGGGGCGgggagcccacgccgacgccgcccAAGGCGAAGGAGGCTCCGGTTACGAAGGAGGACGAGGGGCGGGAGGAGCTGAAGCGGTGCTTGGTGGACACGGTGTACGGCTCCGGCCTGGGCCTCAAGGCGTCCTCGGAGGTCAGGGGGGAGGTCGTGGAGCTCGTGGCCCAGCTCGAGGCTGCCAATCCCACGTCCGCGCCCGTCCAGGCGCCAGAGCTCGACGGAAACTGGATACTCCTGTGAGCCTTCCCACTTCTTGCTCTCAATCTGTACTTGCTAGTACTCACTACTTCGATCGTCAGTTCGATACGTCAGTGGAATGCTTTATTTGAATTTTAGCCACTGAATGATTGCGTGCTGTTGCCGTTGTTCTTCTGACCAAAGGGTGTTCTAAGTTGAGGGCTCCTTTGGTTAATAGGATAGGAAtgtcataggaataggaaaataataggaagtgagatgacatgtatcccaattcatatagggaaagagatgtcatttgaagCATAGGATAGAAATTGTTCCATTGAGTCAGGATAATGTCACTTTTCTTTGAAATCtgaaggattggttcctatcctacataggaatgaatccattcctacaaaccaaagagctccaaaggaatttttcctttaAAACCCCTATCCTATACATTCCTACAAAAATCCTATAAGCCAAAGGAGGCCAAACTGTGTAAGCAATCAACTTcttaggcctcttttggttcataggataggattatcgtaggaataggaattttataggaaatgagatggcatgtatctcaaatcctacgAGTAGGAATAGAAAACGAGacgtcatttggttgacaccaaaggaatttttccattgagtctaggctgaTTTTTATTTTCCTacgaaatgtggaggataggaaccaatcctatgtaggaataggaatctattcctatgaaccgaagggctctaaaggaaaaaatcctatcctctagaattcctatgaaattcctccaaaccaaaggaggcctaagaaTTCTCATTAGCACTGAGGGGGTCCAGTCAGTTACTTGTACCTACTTAATTGTGCATGGTCGTCAACTTTCAGGTATACAGCATATTCTGAGCTTCTACCGATTCTGCTTGCCGGGGCAACACCATTCACCAGAGTTGATAAGATATCCCAAGAAATCGACTCGAGAAGCATGACAATAATTAATGCTTCAACTATTTCGACTCCATTTGCTTCCTTTTCATTCAGCGCAACTGCTTCTTTTGAAGTCCAAACTCCATCAAGGATAGAGGTACAGACCTGGTTCTCGTCAATGTTATGCTAGTCTCAGCTTATACTGCATTGGTTATTTCAGCTTTCCAGACATGTCATGTGGAAGAGTTAATTTGCTTCTTCAATTACAAATAGAACATTTTGTATCATTTCGCTAGTTACATTTGCTTCTCATCAATGTTATTTTAGAACACTTTGTATTATGAAATCCAGATAGCCCCTTCGTCAAACCATTTCGCTAGTTACATCTACTTGCTATTTTTAAGAAATATGGGATGCAAATTAGTAAATTAGGGAGAGACCCCTTTGTGTTGCGCTAGACTGAGATATATAGTCTAGCATGGCTGCAAGCCTTCAACTCAAGCATTCAACAGACACATTTGATACCGGTATTGCCACCTACCTGTCGTTCTCCTAGTTACTGTGCATATAGGATGATAAGCAAATCTCTCGTACCAAATATTTGAGGTGCACATCATGGTTATTAAAAGATTTCTTGGATGTTTCATCAGTTACAAGAATACAAGTTGCCCTTTACCATGTGTGTAAGCCGTCCTTGATAACATACATATGCCAAACTGACACATTACTTGTTCTCATGAAGGTCCAATTCAAAGAGGGGAGCTTCCAGCCTCCTGAGATATCATCATCGGTAAATCTACCTGAACAGATCGCCATATTCGGACAGAAGTTCAGCCTAGGGCCTGTTAAGGAGCTGCTGGAGCCTTTGCAGCGAGCATTTGCTAGCATTGCAGGGTCCATCTCTGGGCAACCACCCCTCAAGGTACCGATTCCTGGCGACAACAAGGCCAAGTCGTGGCTTTTGACAACCTACCTGGACAAAGACTTGAGGATTTCAAAAGGCGATGGAGGCGGCGTGTTTATTCTTGCCAAAGAGGGGAGCCCTTTACTAGATTAACTGTACATGTGTAATAGGTGTCAATATTCATATCTGCAAGGTTGAAAACCAGAGCTACAAGCCTACAACGGAGCATTCTTCCCCCTCTTTGATACACAATTTTCTGGTGGTTTTCTAGAGTCTGGCAGAATCAACTAAATATTGTCAGTATGGCGTCTCCATACACTTTTTGCTCCTTGGTAACTAGTGTACATTTTTTGTGTTATTAAAAAGGAATGTACACATTACTTTATCGTAAGAGTATTTTCAGCTCCGTAGCTCAGGCGACTAAACCAAAATTACCTGAGCACCATGACATGGATTGCATGCCAGATAACTCTGAATTCAATTATTGCTTCTGAGTCCGGGTTCAAACAGGATCCCTCTGATCCTCTATAGTTCAATCAAACTAaattttcagaagacatgatttTTGAAAATTTAGTTCATTTGATTTAACTAAGGAATATGGGAGGGTACCTGAGGTTCACAAATTTGCATCGCTAGATACATTTCACACAACTCTGGGCTGTGCTTGGAACCAGAATTTCAGTACAAAAATGCAAGGGAATCAAACTCAAGCGATCAACTGCTCCTTCCATACGAGAGCTTGCTTAAGGTACATCTACATTAACAATTGAGACCAGTCACGCTTCAAATACAGAACTGAGAAAATGGCAGTACATCTACATTAACTGACACCTGTCATGCTTCAAATACAGAACTGAGAATATGGCAGCAACACAACGCTTCTCAGCAAATAAGATGTGTATCAGGCAGATATAACCATCTCCTAGAGAACATTCTAAAAAAAACAGAAGCCTGTAATCTCCACCTTTTCTCTCTAGTAGACTAGATAATTACAGAGCAGAGGCATTTCCCTGTGAAAAAAACTGTGGACGAAAATGGCGTCGCCTTGTACTGTTGTTATGGTACAACAATTCTAAGTCCTCAAGTGGTTGCCTCCTTTTATCGGTTGACTTGAAGATACAAAAACGGCAGCCCACATCGCATACATAACTCAGATCACATTTTTCGTCTGCTTACACAACAAGAAAGTTTCCTTGTAGTTGAGTTCACTcttcatcatcatggtttctgcaTTAAAAACAAGGTTACCCATCACGTACAGATGCACGGGCTCAAACACATATACTGTGAGGGAAGTGGCCATCCATAATTCATTTCTGTTGTTCATGTCTAGATCACCGGAAAACATAACATCAACACTGTAGATTCAATTATATAGAAAGCATACCATCTCCAACATGATAAGCGTGCCTGTGACTAACCTTAACGGGTACCATTCAGATATGGGGAAAATAACATTGAATTATGTTATATAAATATATCCTCTTTCTCCCAACAACTTTTAGGTGTGTTATTCCTCTAACATTGATGTGTTCATGTTTAGCAAGAAACCACAAGTGCCAGCAGTCCAGCAGCAGAAGTATAAGATGTTTGGAAGTAGCGATGGAACTATTTCACTAAGCACCAATCTGTGACTCCAAATTCGAGTGAAAACACATCGGAAAATATAATCTAGCTCTTAAACAGTTTCCATAATACTTCATTTTAGTTGAAGGAGTTCCCCCCTGATTTATTAAGTAACAGTTTCCATAGTGCTAAGACACATAATGAGTGTTAACCTTTGATATTTTCTGTTCTCTTGTTCAACCAGGTGCTTTCCAAATTTAATCATTTAAGAAACCTTTATTTGCATGCAATTACAGAGAAAAAGGTGAACCTCTGTTAGTGGCGAAGAGAACTTTCATGACTAACCTCAGCATGAGAGAGACACAATGTCCTCTCCAATGCGTAGATAACGCACCATGGATTCAACACACCTAGGATACATGGTAGACCTTTCAAATATATAAATGCACTAACAGTAAATTCACAAGACAAgaatccaactgacaaagcttTGTGGTTTGCCTGCTATCATTTGAAAACTGTGTCCTGCATCCTTTTGAACACCTCATGCACAGATGAAGGATCTATATCATATCTAACACCCTCACCACCATACTGCACAAAGAGGTACTCTCTAGAGGACATTGGAGGGGGCAAAAGATCACATAACTCCACCAGATCTTGAATAGGTGGTAAGGGCATATC
Proteins encoded in this window:
- the LOC123050348 gene encoding probable plastid-lipid-associated protein 3, chloroplastic, producing MAPLFASCHASHASLLLLSPNPAAAARLRVGGLRVRRPRRLRLPVRTAAGGSPLDAEIPDPTVDDDEWGREPPASAPGCSRPGVTDEWGEPGVAEPEQPSGADTPTNDDEWGGEPTPTPPKAKEAPVTKEDEGREELKRCLVDTVYGSGLGLKASSEVRGEVVELVAQLEAANPTSAPVQAPELDGNWILLYTAYSELLPILLAGATPFTRVDKISQEIDSRSMTIINASTISTPFASFSFSATASFEVQTPSRIEVQFKEGSFQPPEISSSVNLPEQIAIFGQKFSLGPVKELLEPLQRAFASIAGSISGQPPLKVPIPGDNKAKSWLLTTYLDKDLRISKGDGGGVFILAKEGSPLLD